A stretch of Girardinichthys multiradiatus isolate DD_20200921_A chromosome 20, DD_fGirMul_XY1, whole genome shotgun sequence DNA encodes these proteins:
- the LOC124857251 gene encoding ladderlectin-like, giving the protein MKPVLLLSVFLCAAFSAPVEEQEHLDTAVDVQTEEITDGPGLAARFNFCPDGWYMFESRCFKFINSPMSWYNAEEHCNNLGGHLASVSNPREYNYLQQLTQTAGQSIAWLGGFNLQGKWMWINREGFYYTNWYSSSSSSTHPCIFLRSTYGWGNGQCTSANRFICSKNPFGC; this is encoded by the exons ATGAAGCCTGTCTTGCTCCTTTCGGTTTTTCTGTGTGCTGCATTTTCAG CCCCTGTTGAAGAACAGGAGCATTTAG ACACAGCAGTAGATGTCCAAACAGAGGAAATCACTGATGGACCAG GTCTAGCAGCTCGTTTCAACTTCTGTCCAGATGGCTGGTACATGTTTGAATCCCGGTGCTTTAAGTTCATCAACTCTCCTATGTCATGGTACAATGCTGAG GAGCACTGCAACAATCTCGGAGGCCACCTGGCTTCAGTCTCCAACCCCAGAGAGTACAATTACCTCCAGCAGTTGACACAAACAGCTGGTCAGAGCATCGCATGGCTGGGAGGTTTCAACCTGCAG GGTAAGTGGATGTGGATCAACCGTGAAGGTTTCTACTACACCAACTGGTACAGTTCCTCATCCTCCAGTACCCATCCCTGCATCTTCTTACGCTCTACCT ATGGCTGGGGTAATGGGCAGTGTACCTCAGCAAATCGCTTCATTTGCTCCAAGAACCCATTTGGCTGTTAA